Proteins encoded in a region of the Zea mays cultivar B73 chromosome 4, Zm-B73-REFERENCE-NAM-5.0, whole genome shotgun sequence genome:
- the LOC100286216 gene encoding small nuclear ribonucleoprotein Sm D1 isoform X1: MKLVRFLMKLNNETVTIELKNGTVVHGTITGVDISMNTHLKTVKLTLKGKNPVTLDHLSVRGNNIRYYILPDSLNLETLLVEETPRVKPKKPTSGKPLGRGRGRGRGRGRGRGR, from the exons ATGAAGCTCGTCAG GTTCTTGATGAAGCTGAACAACGAAACGGTGACCATCGAGCTTAAGAACGGCACCGTCGTACACGGAACCATTACCG GTGTTGACATCAGCATGAATACTCATCTGAAGACTGTGAAGCTGACACTAAAAGGGAAAAATCCTGTTACCCTTGATCACCTTAGTGTGAGGGGAAACAACATCCGCTATTATATCCTTCCTGACAGCCTAAACCTGGAGACTTTGCTGGTTGAGGAAACACCAAGGGTCAAGCCTAAGAAGCCTACTTCTG GGAAGCCCTTGGGCCGTGGGCGTGGCCGTGGTCGTGGGCGCGGTCGGGGTCGGGGACGTTGA
- the LOC100286216 gene encoding small nuclear ribonucleoprotein Sm D1, which yields MVYIYGQLSSDSVDISMNTHLKTVKLTLKGKNPVTLDHLSVRGNNIRYYILPDSLNLETLLVEETPRVKPKKPTSGKPLGRGRGRGRGRGRGRGR from the exons ATGGTTTACATATACGGACAGCTATCTTCAGATA GTGTTGACATCAGCATGAATACTCATCTGAAGACTGTGAAGCTGACACTAAAAGGGAAAAATCCTGTTACCCTTGATCACCTTAGTGTGAGGGGAAACAACATCCGCTATTATATCCTTCCTGACAGCCTAAACCTGGAGACTTTGCTGGTTGAGGAAACACCAAGGGTCAAGCCTAAGAAGCCTACTTCTG GGAAGCCCTTGGGCCGTGGGCGTGGCCGTGGTCGTGGGCGCGGTCGGGGTCGGGGACGTTGA